The Manis javanica isolate MJ-LG chromosome 13, MJ_LKY, whole genome shotgun sequence region ACAGGCCTGAGCCCAGGAATGTgggtggcctccagaagctggACAAGGCAACAAGACGGATTTTCTGGagggaaccagccctgcccacacctggatTGCAGGACTTCTGAcgtccagaactgtaagataataagcTGGTGTTGCTACTGACTTTGTGGCAGTTTGTTGCAACAGTCAAAGGAATCAAATGTGCTTGCCTCTATGCTTCCTTTGGGAAATTAATTAATGAATGATCTTCCACACACAaatctaggcactggggatagagcagtgaacaaaactaGCAAAATCCCTGCCATCAGGGAGCCAGGGAAAAAGGCCATAAGCCGGCTGGTAAATGAATAAGCAATTTCTGATATCAATATTTGCTGTGAAGAAAAATAGAGCATGGTGAGGCATTAGCAGTAGTGTAGTACAGGGGGGTTCCTTTGAGGAGGGGGTCAGGAGGTATCTCTCAGGAGGTGGCACATGAACAGAGACCAGAATGGGGTAAGGAAGTGAGTCACATGGGTCTGGAGGAACAGTGTcaaaggcagagggaacagcacataCAGAGGCCCTGAGGTAGGGACGATCTGGCCCTGCTGGAAATCAGTATACTTAGGGCACAGTGAGGGGACAGAGGCCAGAGAAGAGGCTTCCTGAGAGCTGGCTTTGTTCACAGGCCTTGAGGTGACCCCATGGCCCCAGAATCCAGGCCCAGGCCCTCGCCACCCAGCCACCCCATGTGCCAGGGCTGCACCTCCTCGGCCAACCAGGAGTCACAAGCTGTTCCTCAAACATCACTGAGGCCAGGGAACCTGGAGCACCCCAATTGGCTGGTGGAGTCGCCCATGGGTGAGGATGTGGGCTGGACTGGGCAAGAGGGAGCAGGTGGGTGAAGTTATCATGCATACCCAACAggatgcagagaagggcaggctgAGGGGTGGGAGAAGTACCCAGGTCTACCCCTGACCTGGGCAGGCTTGGGGCTTCCAGAAACTGCAAACTCCAGAGGAGCCCCTGGGCTGGGGAGGCCAACCAGAGGCTCTGTCCTGGACATGGCAGGTCTGGGATGTCCTTGCAATGGCCCCCCGGGGACACTCAGCAGGCAGCTGTCTCTCAAGGGCTGGAGCcgagcagggctggggctggagatGTGTACTGGAGAATCCTTGGTGACCAAGCAGTAATTGAAGTCATGGCTGGTGAGAAGCCAAGTGAGGCGGATGTGAGGGGAGGAAGGCCCTGCCAGCCAGTAGCACACCTTCTCCAGGGAAGATGGGCAAAGAGGAGGGGCATTCTGGGGGCTGCAGAGGGACCACCATGCGGCAGGGCCATGTAGAAGGCAGAGGCGGGGAGGTTCCCAGCGTTCTGGGGCCACACTGCTGTAACTTTGTGTAAGGAGAACATGTCAGCTTCCCAGGGTTTGTGCTGCCCAGCAGCGGTCACGCCAGGATGATGACAAAACAGCACTTTTGACCCAAGACCAGGCCTGACAGCAACTCAGGAGGCAGTGAGGGAAGCTGGGCAGGGAGGTGGTCCTGGCTGGAGGTGGCTTCAACCTGATGTGGGGGTGGGTGCCTGGAGTGCCAGCTGCCACCGGGGTGAACTCCAGCTGATGTAAGGCGGACAGCTTTTGTACCCCCGGTCACTGCTCATTGGCAACTCCTGACCCAGGAGCGATGGAGCCCCTTGTGCCATGCGGCTCTTTTTCCATAGAAGGGCAGCTGGAAGGGGACAGGGTGGGAACTCTAGGGAACCAGAGAGCTGACCAGAGGTGGCCTGGGTCCACACGTTCACTAGGAACCACCATGCCCTGTGTCCCATCCTGGCCTCCAGGGGCCCAGTGGCAGCTAGATCACGAACACTTGTGGTGGACTGCTCAGGTGAGGGCATGTTGTGGCTGCCACTGAGTGATCCACTCTGGCTTCATCTTACCTATTGCTGTATGacaaattactccaaaacttCAAGTATAAAACACTAATAATTTAGGTCATGAATCTGCCAGTTGGCTGGGTGTCCTCATGGCATGGCCATTGGTGtcctctgtgtgtgtggggggggtcacCTTTTGTGACATAGCCATGGAAATCATGCAGTGTCACAAAAGCCACCCAAGTTCAAGGAGAGGGGATGCAGATTCCACCAATGATCTGCCTCttgaggggctgtggggaggttCTGGAAGAGCATGTGGGGACAGACATGGCCATGGTTGTGTTTGGCAAGTGGGCACTTGAGCATGATTCAGTGGTTCTTTGGTTTGCTAACTGCCTGCCCTGTGCCCAGAGTAGGTGCTGGGAGGGGGGAACTGGCGAAAGGGTTAAACAACTTTCCCATAGGATCTTCCTCCATCAGAACAAGGAACAGGGCTGAGCGGGGAGTGAAGTCACTTGCCGGCACATCAGAATCTGATCCGGGATTGGCTCCTCCGCTCCCTACAGAATTTGCCTCCACGTAGTTCCCTTGGAGGTGGAGGGGCGCCCAGGGGGTGCTCATGACTAGTGGGGACTAATCCCACAGGCACGTGTATCCTCCAGGGGGTGCAGTGCAGGGTGTGGGGCCTGGGTTCATGCCCCTGCTCAGCCCCTCGCTGGTGGGACctttcacttctctgggcctccgttTCCCCATTTGCCATCTGGGTAGGAATTCACCTTCCTCCTGGGCAGCGGTGGGTCAAGGACACTACAGATCCTGACCTGTTACCTATTtccaccaccactgtcaccatTATCGGCCCAGCTGACCTCTTCCTCTGACAGCTGGGGAAACGAGGCCCAGGAAGGAACTTTGGGCTGGGCATGCATGGAGAGCGCAGCTGGAGGCAGTGCCCACCTGCAGCCGTCAGGCAGAGCCTCGTGCGTCTGGGGGCCAAGTCCAGGGCACCTAGGGGCCTCCGCCCCTTCAGAGTCCTGCTGTCCAGGTGTTCCCAGACTGCAAGCACTGCTCTGGGCAGCAGGGGCACGCGGCTGGCCTGAGCGAAGGGTGTCTGTGGACAGTTGGCTTGGGGCCCACAGGCACGCACACAACACACTGGGTGGGCCTTCGAATAGACTTTATTACCGTTAAAGAAAAGAACCTGTGTAGGCATGTGGGGAGGACTGCCCACTTCCCGGAATCCTCGACCTCCCCCAAGGGGCTGGGGCATCATTCCAGATCCGAAGCTGGCTGGGAAGGGCTCCTGGCACCCCCTGCATGCAGGGACACCCCGTCCTGGTCCCAGAGCCATCTTCCACCCACCGGTCCGGGCTGAGCAGGGGCAGCTGGGGCGGGGCTCAGCCCACCGGCTTGACCTTGGCGATGAAGAGGGCAGCGGCCTTCTCCAGGAACTCCTCCCGGGTCATGGGGGAGCTGGGCCGCGGCGCCACCAGGACGCGGTCCATGGCCAGCGCCAGGCTGTCGGGGCCCAGCCGCGAGCCGGCCTCCAGGTAGCGGGCAGGTGCGGCAGCGCCCTCGCTGGCCTGCAGGGCCGCCTCCAGGGTGTCCAGCACGGCCTGGCCCACGCGGCGGTCGGCCACGGCCCGGTCTGGGTCCTGAAGCAGCTGGTAGAGGGCCCCAGCACGCGCCACGAACTCCAGCAGCACGAAGCAGGTGAGCATGCCGGCGCGGAAGACGTCCAGCGGCACCGCCTCGTGGTCGCGGCACTGGATCTTGCGCAGCAGCGGCGCCACCACCTCCTCGGGGGCCTCCCCATCGCGGCAGATGCGCCTGAGCAGCTCGCTGTAGGTGCGCCCGTCCAGCCCCGGCTTCTTCCTGCGCCCGCCGGCGCTCAGGCACTGGTAGGCCACGCCCACGTTGTTGTTGAAGGCCGCCCTGCGGGGGGCGGGGGCGTGGGGCCGGCGGCGGAGCCCGCGCGCCCCCGTCCCCCCGACAGACCCACCCCCTCCGACACCCCCCATTCCCCGCCGGGGGCTCTTACCCCAGATCCCCCAGGGCTGCTCCCCTCCGAGTCCGCTCACACGTCACCTTCCCGGTGGCCCTCACCCCCTGGCCGGGCCTTCCTCCTGCTCCACACCAGCCACCGCGACCTGACCCTGTCGCCGGCAGCCCAGGAGCCCAGGTGGTCCGTGCAGGCCAGAGATTCAGCCCCAGTGCCTAGAACCCTGCCTGCGCTTGGCGGGCGCTAGCTAAGCGCCTGCTGAATGGACCGGGGCACCGCCCCACCTACCCTCCACGCTCTCCTGGTGCAACGCTGGCACTATGGGCCTGTCTGGTTCGCGGCCACACAGTCCCACAGCCCAGGAGCTAGCAAACTACCGCTGCAGGTCAAACTGCCTGCTCCctgtttttgtgaataaagttaTGGGCACGTGCCTCATCCATCGACAGGCTGCCTGTGGCTGCTTTCTTGCTGCAAAGGCAGAGTCCACTGGTTGCAGCAGGAATTGGCCCCCAAAACTCAGCATACTACCTGTTTCTGGGCAGAACATCTGTGGATCCTGCTACTGGCTATGAGACAGCTCCTTTCCTGGGCCATTAGGATGAGCTGGAGATTAATGGCGGGGAGATCACCCCATGCGGTGCAGAGTGGTGCCAGGTTGAGCCCAAGGCTGCAGGAACAGCTGCTCCCACTGGTGTGGCTGTCACCCACAAAAGTTGGCTGCTGCCTCGTTAACCCTTTTTCAGAGTGTTTGTGATTAATTCTTTGCAGCAGGAAGAGGAAGCGTGGGGAGGCCTGGCAGGAACAGACGCTGCAGCCATTGGTGCCtgtatcagttatctattgctgtgtaacagatGACCCCCAAATGGCCTAAAAAGGCAATAAACATATATTATGTGTCAGGAACTCAGGAGTGGCTTGGGCCTCTCCTGAGGTTGCTGCCAGGTGGCCAGCCACAGCCGTCCAAGGCTCAAGTGTGCAGGAAGCTCGCCCCCACACCctgggcaggaggcctcagtccCCACCCATACATCTAACGGAGGCTGCTCCCTAGAAGCCACTCTGCATCCTGGCTGTGACATCCAATGGAGATGCAAGCTGGCCCTGCTGGACGTGGGAGGCAGGGGCACAGGGCATGGATGCCAGGAGGTGAGGTCTCGGGTGTCCTGAAAGCTGGCGCCACCACTCTCTCCATTCCCTCTAGTGAGGATGGGCCATGTGCCTCGCTCCAGCCACTGAAGCGGGGGCACAACACGTGGTCCTCCTTGGGTGGAAGTTTTAAGAGCCACTGCAGCATCCCCTAGCCAGACCCTGTGGCCAAGACCAGGTGGGCCCTGCAGGGCAGAGTAGAGCCTGGTGACCCCACAGCATGTGAGAAACAAACTGTAGCTCTGCCGAGGCTGCTGAGGCTTGGGGTGTTGGTCACTGCATGGTGACACAGCTCATCCTGACCTAGTCTGGCTCTGTGCCCTGACGACTCTCTTTGGCAACCTGGCTGACACCAATTCTCATGAGCTATTCACTCCTCCCCAGAGAAGGCATCTCCGGCTCCCAAGTGGTCCCTGAGCACCTTCTGTGTGCATGGCTGTTGCTGGCCGGGTCACTGTCTCCTGCTTTCCTTGTCTGTAGAGTGAGGGTCCTAACCCCTGCATCCAGGGGTTCTTGTGAGGACAGGATAGAAATCATGCCAAGAACTTGGGATGGAGTTGGCCTGTGGGAAGGGTCCTGTGTACACTTGCCATTAGCCAGACTCAGGGCCGCAGTGGGCTGTCCAGATGCTGTTTATCTTACACTCCTGCCTCGCGGGGCAGGAAGATGTGCAAAGGGGTCTTATGACAGGTGACTGGGCAAGGAGCCAGGCAGGCCACACCAACCTCCAGGATGCCACCTCATGCCCCCCTCCCAGGCGGTCCCCAGCCATGAGGGGGCGCCACACCACCTGAATTGTGAGAGCATGAAGAGCTGGAGGCAGCCAGCAACACCGTggagctctgggcctcagtttccccatctgtaaagtggggcacTCACTTATGGAAGGCTCCACCTGTATCTGCTCCTACACAGAGCAGCTGGCAGATTGTTagcatttgttaaaaaaagaacatatctCGGGAATGTCTCCAAGAGGCAACATGGAGACTTTCTACTTTAGATGAGGGGGTTCTGCCCCCAGGGGAAACTTCTGGTTGCCACACTGGGATGCTGTTCAGAGTGCCCCACCCCACAGAAGGAGCAGAGCCCTGGCCGAGATCCATTGGCATCTTTTGCAGGTTTTCCAGGTCACAGGGACCTGCAGGAGGTTGGCACTTGTGCTGTCACTACTAGCAAACCGGTGGCTTCGAAGGCCTCTGGGCCACCTGCCCAGATCTGACTTGGCCTCTGCCCTCAGTGCCCATGTGGCCCTCAGCAAGTCCTGTAAGACTGTGTGTATGCTTCTGGGGCCTTAGGCTAGCCGGGGGTGGCCGATGCCACCATCACCAGTCCTGGAGGCCAGCACTTCTAATTTCTCATATCAGCAGAAGGGACTTCGGTTGGCTTCTCCCCAAGTCGTCTGCTTCTGCACACTGGGAGGTTAAGGGGCTCCTGACAGCAGCTCGTCCTCTGGGTTCAACACTGGCTGCATCTCTGGGGAGACCAGGCATGTGTGCCACCAGCACCTGCCACCCCTCTGCCCACTCCTCTCCCTCTGCACCCCTGTTGCTCCAGATTGCCTCTAGCCAACATCTCCAGTGCAGTACAGTGAATAGTGTACCCCCAAAATGCATGTCCATCTTGAACCTGTTagtgtgatcttatttggaaatagggtctttgcaggtgtAATCAGTTCAGGATCTGGCAATGAGCTAACGTGGCTCTAAATCCAATgccaagtgtccttataagataAAGGACAGAGAGGCATAAAGGAAGCCACGTGCAGAAGCAGATAGAGGGATGTGACCCTCAAGCCAAGGATCACCTGGCAGGCAGGAAGGaccctcccctggagcctccagagagAGCATGGCCCTGCTACACCTAgattttagacttctggcctccagagaaGGGAGAATGAACTTCTGTTGTTTTCAGCTGCCCAGTTTGCAGCAATTTGCAGAGCATCCCCAGGAGACCTGTATGGCTTCTTGGGCCCTAAATCTAACACATTCTTCAGCCCTAATCTATTGGGCCATACGGCATGGCCTTTAGCAGACAGGGCGCCCTTGTGTGAATTAGGAAAAGGCTCCACAAAAAGCCTTCCCATCAGTATCC contains the following coding sequences:
- the TPGS1 gene encoding tubulin polyglutamylase complex subunit 1; protein product: MAAVEKRRPAVAPAASFTDTGRPAMSQAAATAENEEDFLRQVGVTEMLRAALLKVLEARPEEPIAFLAHYFENMCLRSPANGGTGEPQGQLLLQQQRLGRALWHLRLAHHSQRAAFNNNVGVAYQCLSAGGRRKKPGLDGRTYSELLRRICRDGEAPEEVVAPLLRKIQCRDHEAVPLDVFRAGMLTCFVLLEFVARAGALYQLLQDPDRAVADRRVGQAVLDTLEAALQASEGAAAPARYLEAGSRLGPDSLALAMDRVLVAPRPSSPMTREEFLEKAAALFIAKVKPVG